A genomic region of Spea bombifrons isolate aSpeBom1 chromosome 9, aSpeBom1.2.pri, whole genome shotgun sequence contains the following coding sequences:
- the PPP2R5C gene encoding serine/threonine-protein phosphatase 2A 56 kDa regulatory subunit gamma isoform isoform X2, whose amino-acid sequence MVVDAANSNGPFQPAALLYIRDVPPAEQEKLFVQKLRQCCVLFDFVSDPLSDLKWKEVKRAALSEMVEYITHNRNVITEPIYPEVVHMFAVNMFRTLPPSSNPTGAEFDPEEDEPTLEAAWPHLQLVYEFFLRFLESPDFQPNVAKKYIDQKFVLQLLELFDSEDPRERDFLKTTLHRIYGKFLGLRAYIRKQINNIFYRFIYETEHHNGIAELLEILGSIINGFALPLKEEHKIFLLKVLLPLHKVKSLSVYHPQLAYCVVQFLEKDSTLTEPVVMALLKYWPKTHSPKEVMFLNELEEILDVIEPSEFVKVMEPLFRQLAKCVSSPHFQVAERALYYWNNEYIMSLISDNAAKILPIMFPSLYRNSKTHWNKTIHGLIYNALKLFMEMNQKLFDDCTQQFKAEKQKEKLKLKEREDAWVKIENLAKSNPQFPVYSDTSALNSPVAMETDGPLLEDVQMLKKTVKEEASQALKDLKKERPLVRRKSELPQDIYTMKALESHCRADELITHDGH is encoded by the exons atggTGGTAGACGCAGCTAATTCGAATGGGCCTTTCCAGCCTGCAGCCCTCCTGTATATTCGAG atgtTCCCCCAGCAGAACAAGAAAAGCTATTTGTTCAGAAGCTACGCCAGTGCTGCGTTCTGTTTGACTTTGTTTCGGACCCCCTAAGTGACCTCAAATGGAAGGAAGTAAAAAGAGCCGCTCTAAGTGAGATGGTGGAGTACATAACACACAATCGCAATGTGATCACGGAGCCCATTTACCCAGAAGTGGTCCACATG TTTGCTGTGAATATGTTTAGGACGTTACCACCATCCTCCAACCCAACAGGGGCAGAATTTGATCCCGAGGAAGATGAACCCACATTAGAGGCGGCGTGGCCTCACCTACAG ctTGTGTATGAATTTTTCTTGCGGTTCTTAGAATCTCCGGATTTTCAGCCGAATGTAGCAAAGAAATACATCGATCAGAAGTTTGTCTTGCAG TTATTGGAACTCTTTGACAGTGAAGATCCCCGAGAGAGAGACTTCCTGAAAACAACCCTTCACAGAATCTACGGGAAATTCTTAGGCCTCAGAGCTTACATCAGGAAACAgatcaataatatattttatag GTTTATTTATGAAACCGAGCACCACAACGGTATAGCAGAGTTATTGGAAATCCTTGGAAG tataaTAAACGGCTTTGCGTTGCCATTAAAAGAAGAGCACAAAATTTTTTTACTGAAGGTGTTGTTGCCGTTACACAAAGTAAAATCCCTCAGTGTCTACCATCCACAG TTGGCGTATTGTGTAGTGCAGTTTTTAGAGAAGGACAGCACCTTAACTGAACCA GTGGTCATGGCGTTGTTGAAGTACTGGCCGAAGACTCACAGTCCAAAGGAAGTCATGTTTTTAAATGAGCTAGAAGAAATTTTAGATGTTATAGAGCCTTCGGAGTTTGTGAAAGTGATGGAGCCCCTGTTCAGGCAGCTAGCAAAATGTGTTTCCAGCCCGCATTTCCag GTGGCAGAACGAGCGCTGTATTATTGGAATAACGAGTATATCATGAGCTTAATCAGTGACAACGCAGCTAAGATTTTGCCCATCATGTTTCCATCCTTGTACCGAAATTCAAAGACACATTGGAACAA GACCATACATGGTTTGATATACAATGCTCTAAAGCTCTTCATGGAGATGAACCAAAAATTATTTGATGACTGCACTCAACAATTCAAAGCAGAAAAACAGaa GGAAAAACTAAAGTTGAAAGAACGAGAAGACGCTTGGGTTAAAATTGAAAATTTAGCCAAATCTAACCCCCAG TTCCCTGTATATTCTGACACTTCTGCTCTGAACAGtcctgttgccatggaaacagatGGGCCTTTACTTGAAGATGTGCAGATGCTCAAAAAGACGGTGAAAGAAGAGGCCTCTCAG GCTCTAAAAGATCTAAAGAAAGAGCGGCCTCTTGTACGACGCAAGTCAGAATTGCCTCAGGACATCTATACCATGAAAGCCTTGGAATCCCATTGCAGAGCTGACGAATTAATAACCCACGACGGGCATTAG
- the PPP2R5C gene encoding serine/threonine-protein phosphatase 2A 56 kDa regulatory subunit gamma isoform isoform X1 — MPNKNKKEKEPPKVGKNIKSGKEGQDNPEHEGSNKKANSAPPPAQVSKIKVPTPQAVVKKEKRQSSSRFNVSNNRELQKLPALKDVPPAEQEKLFVQKLRQCCVLFDFVSDPLSDLKWKEVKRAALSEMVEYITHNRNVITEPIYPEVVHMFAVNMFRTLPPSSNPTGAEFDPEEDEPTLEAAWPHLQLVYEFFLRFLESPDFQPNVAKKYIDQKFVLQLLELFDSEDPRERDFLKTTLHRIYGKFLGLRAYIRKQINNIFYRFIYETEHHNGIAELLEILGSIINGFALPLKEEHKIFLLKVLLPLHKVKSLSVYHPQLAYCVVQFLEKDSTLTEPVVMALLKYWPKTHSPKEVMFLNELEEILDVIEPSEFVKVMEPLFRQLAKCVSSPHFQVAERALYYWNNEYIMSLISDNAAKILPIMFPSLYRNSKTHWNKTIHGLIYNALKLFMEMNQKLFDDCTQQFKAEKQKEKLKLKEREDAWVKIENLAKSNPQFPVYSDTSALNSPVAMETDGPLLEDVQMLKKTVKEEASQALKDLKKERPLVRRKSELPQDIYTMKALESHCRADELITHDGH; from the exons ATGccgaataaaaacaaaaaagagaaa GAACCGCCTAAAGTTGGAAAGAATATTAAAAGTGGAAAAGAAGGCCAAGATAATCCCGAGCATGAA GGATCCAACAAGAAGGCAAACAGTGCCCCTCCGCCGGCTCAGGTGTCCAAAATAAAGGTACCGACTCCCCAAGCcgtggtaaagaaggaaaagcgtCAGAGTTCCTCAAGATTTAATGTGAGCAATAACCGAGAACTACAGAAGCTGCCGGCTCTTAAAG atgtTCCCCCAGCAGAACAAGAAAAGCTATTTGTTCAGAAGCTACGCCAGTGCTGCGTTCTGTTTGACTTTGTTTCGGACCCCCTAAGTGACCTCAAATGGAAGGAAGTAAAAAGAGCCGCTCTAAGTGAGATGGTGGAGTACATAACACACAATCGCAATGTGATCACGGAGCCCATTTACCCAGAAGTGGTCCACATG TTTGCTGTGAATATGTTTAGGACGTTACCACCATCCTCCAACCCAACAGGGGCAGAATTTGATCCCGAGGAAGATGAACCCACATTAGAGGCGGCGTGGCCTCACCTACAG ctTGTGTATGAATTTTTCTTGCGGTTCTTAGAATCTCCGGATTTTCAGCCGAATGTAGCAAAGAAATACATCGATCAGAAGTTTGTCTTGCAG TTATTGGAACTCTTTGACAGTGAAGATCCCCGAGAGAGAGACTTCCTGAAAACAACCCTTCACAGAATCTACGGGAAATTCTTAGGCCTCAGAGCTTACATCAGGAAACAgatcaataatatattttatag GTTTATTTATGAAACCGAGCACCACAACGGTATAGCAGAGTTATTGGAAATCCTTGGAAG tataaTAAACGGCTTTGCGTTGCCATTAAAAGAAGAGCACAAAATTTTTTTACTGAAGGTGTTGTTGCCGTTACACAAAGTAAAATCCCTCAGTGTCTACCATCCACAG TTGGCGTATTGTGTAGTGCAGTTTTTAGAGAAGGACAGCACCTTAACTGAACCA GTGGTCATGGCGTTGTTGAAGTACTGGCCGAAGACTCACAGTCCAAAGGAAGTCATGTTTTTAAATGAGCTAGAAGAAATTTTAGATGTTATAGAGCCTTCGGAGTTTGTGAAAGTGATGGAGCCCCTGTTCAGGCAGCTAGCAAAATGTGTTTCCAGCCCGCATTTCCag GTGGCAGAACGAGCGCTGTATTATTGGAATAACGAGTATATCATGAGCTTAATCAGTGACAACGCAGCTAAGATTTTGCCCATCATGTTTCCATCCTTGTACCGAAATTCAAAGACACATTGGAACAA GACCATACATGGTTTGATATACAATGCTCTAAAGCTCTTCATGGAGATGAACCAAAAATTATTTGATGACTGCACTCAACAATTCAAAGCAGAAAAACAGaa GGAAAAACTAAAGTTGAAAGAACGAGAAGACGCTTGGGTTAAAATTGAAAATTTAGCCAAATCTAACCCCCAG TTCCCTGTATATTCTGACACTTCTGCTCTGAACAGtcctgttgccatggaaacagatGGGCCTTTACTTGAAGATGTGCAGATGCTCAAAAAGACGGTGAAAGAAGAGGCCTCTCAG GCTCTAAAAGATCTAAAGAAAGAGCGGCCTCTTGTACGACGCAAGTCAGAATTGCCTCAGGACATCTATACCATGAAAGCCTTGGAATCCCATTGCAGAGCTGACGAATTAATAACCCACGACGGGCATTAG